The following proteins are encoded in a genomic region of Channa argus isolate prfri chromosome 3, Channa argus male v1.0, whole genome shotgun sequence:
- the wbp1lb gene encoding WW domain binding protein 1-like b isoform X3 → MPFNLGPPLSLLHCEGVNNQSYICESGHCCGESQCCSYYYELWWFWLVWAIIFILSCCCVCHHRRTKHRLQQQQRQHEINLIAYREAHSYPSVPFYFRFLPNYLLPDYEEVVNRPPTPPPPYSALHPGPSSVGSSPLASEQQEGHCQTIQPTPVPPVSDSLCSRPSREEPHPPTLDFRPKPDNKPIQTAQDSGMILLSGGLSEEGLTSQEKGSRSGGESCKDPLLKDLSDSPAEDKDRLPSGRRRRFTGDSGIEVCVCGTHGSSGGIGASRTGHEERELRELDSLLGCKGGDEEEGEEEVGEFCDSCGHRAFLSMEEEQVLGELERRAARGPSGPPQTGHPIGSGSLHPPVCLLLHTISEQDGLHHSPSTEPQG, encoded by the exons ATGCCTTTCAATCTCGGACCACCACTG AGCCTCCTGCACTGTGAAGGTGTTAACAATCAGAGCTACATTTGTGAGTCTGGACACTGCTGCGGAGAGTCCCAGTGCTGCAGTTACTACTATGAGCTCTGGT GGTTTTGGTTGGTGTGGGCGATCATCTTCATtttgagctgctgctgtgtgtgccACCACCGCCGCACCAAACAccgactgcagcagcagcagcggcagcatgAGATCAACCTCATTGCTTACCGTGAAGCACACAGCTACCCCTCTGTGCCCTTCTACTTCA ggTTTCTGCCAAACTACCTCTTGCCTGATTATGAAGAGGTGGTCAACCGGCCACCAACCCCCCCACCTCCTTACAGTGCCTTACACCCAGGCCCATCCTCAGTGGGATCTAGTCCACTGGCCTCTGAGCAGCAAGAGGGACATTGTCAAACCATCCAACCCACTCCAGTGCCGCCAGTCTCTGACAGTCTTTGTTCCAGACCCAGCAGAGAGGAGCCACATCCACCCACTTTAGATTTTAGGCCAAAGCCTGACAACAAGCCCATCCAGACAGCACAAGATTCAGGCATGATACTGCTGTCAGGTGGGCTCAGTGAGGAGGGACTCACCAGCCAGGAGAAAGGAAGCAGAAGTGGGGGTGAATCCTGCAAGGATCCCCTTCTGAAGGACCTGTCAGACAGTCCTGCTGAGGACAAAGATCGACTCCCTAGTGGAAGAAGGCGACGATTCACCGGGGATTCTGGaattgaggtgtgtgtgtgcggcaCACATGGGAGCAGCGGTGGTATTGGAGCCAGTAGGACAGGCCATGAAGAGAGAGAGTTGAGGGAGCTAGATAGTCTGTTAGGGTGTAAGGGAGGTGAcgaggaggagggggaagagGAGGTGGGTGAATTCTGTGACAGCTGCGGTCATCGAGCCTTCCTCAGCATGGAGGAAGAGCAGGTGCTAGGCGAGCTTGAGAGGCGTGCTGCACGTGGGCCATCAGGGCCTCCTCAGACAGGTCATCCGATAGGCAGCGGTTCACTCCACCCTCCTGTGTGCCTCCTCCTCCATACCATCAGTGAGCAGGACGGGCTGCACCATAGCCCCAGCACTGAGCCGCAGGGCTGA
- the wbp1lb gene encoding WW domain binding protein 1-like b isoform X1, protein MLHIVLIKIYWYLMLKHRIYLVRDYSLSHGRSGQKTLKSLLHCEGVNNQSYICESGHCCGESQCCSYYYELWWFWLVWAIIFILSCCCVCHHRRTKHRLQQQQRQHEINLIAYREAHSYPSVPFYFRFLPNYLLPDYEEVVNRPPTPPPPYSALHPGPSSVGSSPLASEQQEGHCQTIQPTPVPPVSDSLCSRPSREEPHPPTLDFRPKPDNKPIQTAQDSGMILLSGGLSEEGLTSQEKGSRSGGESCKDPLLKDLSDSPAEDKDRLPSGRRRRFTGDSGIEVCVCGTHGSSGGIGASRTGHEERELRELDSLLGCKGGDEEEGEEEVGEFCDSCGHRAFLSMEEEQVLGELERRAARGPSGPPQTGHPIGSGSLHPPVCLLLHTISEQDGLHHSPSTEPQG, encoded by the exons AGCCTCCTGCACTGTGAAGGTGTTAACAATCAGAGCTACATTTGTGAGTCTGGACACTGCTGCGGAGAGTCCCAGTGCTGCAGTTACTACTATGAGCTCTGGT GGTTTTGGTTGGTGTGGGCGATCATCTTCATtttgagctgctgctgtgtgtgccACCACCGCCGCACCAAACAccgactgcagcagcagcagcggcagcatgAGATCAACCTCATTGCTTACCGTGAAGCACACAGCTACCCCTCTGTGCCCTTCTACTTCA ggTTTCTGCCAAACTACCTCTTGCCTGATTATGAAGAGGTGGTCAACCGGCCACCAACCCCCCCACCTCCTTACAGTGCCTTACACCCAGGCCCATCCTCAGTGGGATCTAGTCCACTGGCCTCTGAGCAGCAAGAGGGACATTGTCAAACCATCCAACCCACTCCAGTGCCGCCAGTCTCTGACAGTCTTTGTTCCAGACCCAGCAGAGAGGAGCCACATCCACCCACTTTAGATTTTAGGCCAAAGCCTGACAACAAGCCCATCCAGACAGCACAAGATTCAGGCATGATACTGCTGTCAGGTGGGCTCAGTGAGGAGGGACTCACCAGCCAGGAGAAAGGAAGCAGAAGTGGGGGTGAATCCTGCAAGGATCCCCTTCTGAAGGACCTGTCAGACAGTCCTGCTGAGGACAAAGATCGACTCCCTAGTGGAAGAAGGCGACGATTCACCGGGGATTCTGGaattgaggtgtgtgtgtgcggcaCACATGGGAGCAGCGGTGGTATTGGAGCCAGTAGGACAGGCCATGAAGAGAGAGAGTTGAGGGAGCTAGATAGTCTGTTAGGGTGTAAGGGAGGTGAcgaggaggagggggaagagGAGGTGGGTGAATTCTGTGACAGCTGCGGTCATCGAGCCTTCCTCAGCATGGAGGAAGAGCAGGTGCTAGGCGAGCTTGAGAGGCGTGCTGCACGTGGGCCATCAGGGCCTCCTCAGACAGGTCATCCGATAGGCAGCGGTTCACTCCACCCTCCTGTGTGCCTCCTCCTCCATACCATCAGTGAGCAGGACGGGCTGCACCATAGCCCCAGCACTGAGCCGCAGGGCTGA
- the wbp1lb gene encoding WW domain binding protein 1-like b isoform X2 encodes MRGLCSALKMGLFLHAVGSVTPTESAADRSLLHCEGVNNQSYICESGHCCGESQCCSYYYELWWFWLVWAIIFILSCCCVCHHRRTKHRLQQQQRQHEINLIAYREAHSYPSVPFYFRFLPNYLLPDYEEVVNRPPTPPPPYSALHPGPSSVGSSPLASEQQEGHCQTIQPTPVPPVSDSLCSRPSREEPHPPTLDFRPKPDNKPIQTAQDSGMILLSGGLSEEGLTSQEKGSRSGGESCKDPLLKDLSDSPAEDKDRLPSGRRRRFTGDSGIEVCVCGTHGSSGGIGASRTGHEERELRELDSLLGCKGGDEEEGEEEVGEFCDSCGHRAFLSMEEEQVLGELERRAARGPSGPPQTGHPIGSGSLHPPVCLLLHTISEQDGLHHSPSTEPQG; translated from the exons AGCCTCCTGCACTGTGAAGGTGTTAACAATCAGAGCTACATTTGTGAGTCTGGACACTGCTGCGGAGAGTCCCAGTGCTGCAGTTACTACTATGAGCTCTGGT GGTTTTGGTTGGTGTGGGCGATCATCTTCATtttgagctgctgctgtgtgtgccACCACCGCCGCACCAAACAccgactgcagcagcagcagcggcagcatgAGATCAACCTCATTGCTTACCGTGAAGCACACAGCTACCCCTCTGTGCCCTTCTACTTCA ggTTTCTGCCAAACTACCTCTTGCCTGATTATGAAGAGGTGGTCAACCGGCCACCAACCCCCCCACCTCCTTACAGTGCCTTACACCCAGGCCCATCCTCAGTGGGATCTAGTCCACTGGCCTCTGAGCAGCAAGAGGGACATTGTCAAACCATCCAACCCACTCCAGTGCCGCCAGTCTCTGACAGTCTTTGTTCCAGACCCAGCAGAGAGGAGCCACATCCACCCACTTTAGATTTTAGGCCAAAGCCTGACAACAAGCCCATCCAGACAGCACAAGATTCAGGCATGATACTGCTGTCAGGTGGGCTCAGTGAGGAGGGACTCACCAGCCAGGAGAAAGGAAGCAGAAGTGGGGGTGAATCCTGCAAGGATCCCCTTCTGAAGGACCTGTCAGACAGTCCTGCTGAGGACAAAGATCGACTCCCTAGTGGAAGAAGGCGACGATTCACCGGGGATTCTGGaattgaggtgtgtgtgtgcggcaCACATGGGAGCAGCGGTGGTATTGGAGCCAGTAGGACAGGCCATGAAGAGAGAGAGTTGAGGGAGCTAGATAGTCTGTTAGGGTGTAAGGGAGGTGAcgaggaggagggggaagagGAGGTGGGTGAATTCTGTGACAGCTGCGGTCATCGAGCCTTCCTCAGCATGGAGGAAGAGCAGGTGCTAGGCGAGCTTGAGAGGCGTGCTGCACGTGGGCCATCAGGGCCTCCTCAGACAGGTCATCCGATAGGCAGCGGTTCACTCCACCCTCCTGTGTGCCTCCTCCTCCATACCATCAGTGAGCAGGACGGGCTGCACCATAGCCCCAGCACTGAGCCGCAGGGCTGA